Below is a window of Nitrospinota bacterium DNA.
CCTCCCGGCGGTGACATTGGGCGCGGGGATGGCCGCCATCCTGCTCCGGCTCACCCGGAGCGCGGTGCTGGAGGCGGCGGAGGATGACTACGTCCGCGCCGCGCGGGCGCGGGGCCTGCCGGAGTGGCGGGTTTACCTGAAGCACGCGCTGGGGAACGCGCTGTTGCCGGTGGTGACCATGATGGGCCTGCAGCTCGGCGCGCTTCTTTCCGGCGCGGTGATAACCGAGACCATCTTTTCGTGGCCCGGCGTGGGGCGGCTGATGATCGAGGCGATTGAGAAGCGCGACTATCCGCTGGTGCAGGGGTGCGTGCTGAACATCGCCCTCTGTTATGTTTTTGCCAACTTCGCCGTGGATATTCTCTACGCATGGCTCGACCCCCGGATACGGTTGGAACGGTGATGAAACTGAAAGCCGGGTTTTTCCTGCTGGCGTTTTTCGGGGCGGTTGCCGCCGCCGCGCCGCTGATCGCCCCATACAGCCCGTACGCGCAAGACCTGTTGCGCGGCCTCGACGCCCCCACCGCCGCGCACCCGATGGGGCTTGACCTGCTGGGACGCGATATATTGAGCCGCGTCATGTACGGCGCGCGGGTCTCATTCGCCGCCGGGTTCACGGTGATTGCCGTCAGCGGCCTCATCGGCGTGTTGATGGGCGGCATGGCCGCGGTATGGGGCGGGCGGACGGATATGCTGCTGATGCGCGTTGTCGACGTGGCGCAGGCGTTCCCCGGCATCCTTCTCGCCATCGCCGTGATGGCGGTGCTGGGGCCGGGCTTCGGCAACCTGCTCATCGCGCTCTGCCTCACCGGCTGGGCCGGTTTCGCGCGGCTGACGCGGGGGCAGATTCTATCGCTGCGCGAGCGGGAGTATGTGACGGCGGCGGTGGCGGCGGGGGCGGGAAAATGGCGCATCCTGACGCGCCACCTGCTGCCGAACGCCGCCGCGCCGCTGCTGGTGGAGGCCGCCTTCGGCGTGGCCTCGGTGATCGTGGCGGAAGCGGGCCTAAGCTTCCTCGGCCTCGGCGTGCAGCCCCCCGCGCCGAGTTGGGGCTCGATGCTGAACGAAGGACGCGCCTTCCTGCTGATCGCGCCGCGCCTCACCGTTTTTCCCGGCCTCTGCCTCATGCTGCTGGCGCTGGCGGTGACGCTGGTGGGGGACGCCCTGCGCGACCGCCTCGACGTGAAACGCCGCTAATCGTGATACGTTTGTGAGTCGGGAACCAGCGCATACCAAGAATAAACCGCTTGCTATATAATTTGAGACGGCAGGACTGCTTCCTTTTAATTTTTGCAACCTTTGCCTCTAAAGTTGCATCAAAAGAGTGACGCTTGTGAGAGTTTAGTGCATTACCAGGATTTGCTTTTATTAAATCTACAATTTGATATTTAATCTTTGATTCTAGCGGAGCATTCCAAACCTTGCCTGAATTTTTAAATAGAAAAAACAGTACGCGCTTGAAACAGGCAAAGATGTGAGGGAAATAACTGAGCAGTTAAAGGGGCTATTGAATGATCAATGAATTGCCTCAACCGGGAAAATAGGATGTCATGCCGGGCTTGACTTGGGAGCGGTGGAATAATCATGCGGCGGCGAAGCCTGCGGAAGGAAGAGCGGAGTATGTTTTCTTCCGCCCTGGAAATCCTCGAAAGAGGGCGCCAGCCGCGTACAGACCACCGCGGAAGCACCCTTCAAGGGGGCGGCACCCAGAAATATTTTCAAAGCTTTCCTCGTCGGCCTGAATGGCCGATGTACATGCTGAGAGCACGTACCCGCCGGGAAGGGGAAGAGTCGGCCCCTTTGCCCTGGCAGGGCAGGCAATCATGTCTGCCATTGGTGCATCAGCGCCAAACATGGTCGGCCCTGCGGGCCGATTGTGCGACATCCCCGCCCCTTGCATCTACCAGAAACAGGAGCCGCGCAAAATTCCCGGAGGCGCGGTTTTAGTGTATTCTGGGGGGCGATTGCAGGAAAGGAACCCGGATGAATAAAGCGTATTTGATGATCGGCCTCCACAACCACCAGCCGGTCGGCAACTTCGATCACGTCTTCAGCGAATCCTACGACCAGTGTTACCTCCCCACGCTGGAGACGCTGGAACGGTACCCGCACCTGAAAATTTCGCTGCACCACTCCGGGCCGCTCATCGAGTGGATAGAGCGCCACAAACCGGAATACATCAAGTGGATGCGCGGCATGGTGAAGCGCGGCCAGGTGGAAATCCTTTCCGGCGGCTTTTACGAGCCGATACTCTCCTCGCTGCCGGAGCGTGATGCCGTGGGGCAGCTGGAAATGATGAACCGCTGGGTGGAAAAAAACTTCGGCGTCCGCCCGCGCGGCGCGTGGATGGCCGAGCGGATATGGGATCCCTCGCTCCCCAAAATACTCGCCGCCGCCGGCATCGAATACACCCTGCTGGACGACACGCACTTTTTCTATGCCGGGCTGGGGCAAAAAGACATGTACGGCTACTGGGTCACCGAAAAACACGGCGACGCCGTGGCGGTGTTCCCCATCGACAAGGAACTGCGCTACGCCATCCCCTTCAAACAGCCGGAGGAGACGCTGGCCTATTTCCGCGCCACCGTCGCCGCGCAGGGCACCACGGCATTTGCCTATGGCGACGACGGCGAAAAATTCGGCGTCTGGCCCGAAACCCATGAATGGGTCTTCGGGAAAAAATGGCTTGAGCGTTTCCTCAATATGCTCACTGAAAACGCCGGTTTCGTGGAAACCGTCACCTATTCGCAATATTTGGACCGGTTCCCCCCCCGCGGCCGCATCTACCTGCCGATGGCCTCCTACGAAGAGATGATGCACTGGACGCTCCCCACGGAGGCCGCCATCGAGCACACAAAGCTCGTGCATCAAATCGAAGGGGAGGGGCGCAAGGAACAGTTCAAAAAATTCCTGCGCGGCGGATTGTGGGACAACTTTTTGGCCAAATACGCCGAGAGCAACCAGATGCACAAGCGGATGCTCTACGTCAGCAAACGGGTGGAAAAGGCGCTGGAAAAATCGAAGAAGGGGGGCGGCGCCATCACCGCGGCCCTGTACCGCGGGCAGTGCAACTGCCCCTACTGGCACGGACTTTTCGGCGGCCTCTACCTCAGCAACCTGCGCCACGCCGTTTATTCCAACCTCATAGACGCGGGCCGCGCCGCCGACGCCGCGCTGCACAAAGGGAAAGCGTGGGCCGAAGTGAACACCGGCGACTACCTGACGGAGATGCGCAAAGAGGTGGCGGTGGAGACCCCCGCCCTTTTCGCGCTCTTCACGCCCGCCGAGGGGGGCGCGCTGGCGGAGCTTGATTTCAAACCGGCGCTTTTTAATTTGAGCAACGTCATGGCGCGCCGCCCCGAGGAATACCACCAGAAAATACTGGATGCCGCCGGAAAATCCGCCGCGAAGAAAGACGAGATACTCTCCATCAACGACCGGGTGGTCATCAAGGAACCGGGGCTTGTGGAAAAACTGGTGTTTGACCGCCACCCGCGCTATTCGTTCATCGACCACATTCTCGCCGCCCCCGTCACGGCGGACGATTTGCGGGCGCAGAACTTCGTTGAAGCGGGCGATTTCGCCGGCCAGCCGTATGCGCTGGTTTCGGCCAAGACGAAGGGGCAAAACGCCGTGGTGGTGATGGAGCGCGAGGGGCAACTGTCGCGCGACGGCAAGGTGGCGCCGCTCAAGATACGCAAAACCGTCACGGTGGGCGGCAAGGATGCCGGAATCGCCTGCGCATATGAAATAACCAGCATGGGCGGGCAGGCCGCTGAATTTACCCTCGGCGTGGAATGGAACTTCACGCTGCTGGCCGCCGACGCGCTGGACCGCTACATCACCGTGAACAACGAAAAGTACCGGATGAATCACAAGGGGGAAAACGCCGCCGTGGAAAAGTGGTCCATGACCGACGAATACTTCCGTTTCACCACGGCCTTCGGGGCCGATGCGCCGGTATCGCTGCTCCGCTATCCCATAGAAACCGTCTCGCAATCGGAAGGGGGCTTTGAATCGACTTATCAGGGAATCTGTTTTACCGCGCTCGCGCCGCTGAAACTGGCGGGAGGCGAAACCGCGCGCCGCGCGTTTACCATTCATTGCAGGATGTGGAATGATTAAGCTTGATACCAGGGCGAAGGACTTCGCCAAAAAATTCACGCGGCTGACCGGCCGTTTCAGGGAGAGCGATCCCGCGATTGTCAAAGCCGCCGCCGCCATTGTGGATGACGTTCGCAAGAACGGCGACCGCGCGCTGTTCGCGTACACCAAAAAATTCGACCGGCTGGCGCTGACACCCAAAACGGTGAAAGTACCCGCCGCCGCCTTCAAAAAAGCCGAAAAGGAGATTTCCCACGGACTGAAAGAGGCGATATACCTCGCCGCCTCGAACATCGTGCATTTTCACGACCTGCAAAAAGAGGAGAGCTGGGCCGCGAAAACCGGCAGCTCGCGCATCGGCCAGCTCATCCGCCCGCTCAGGCGGGTGGGGCTGTATGTGCCGGGGGGCAAGGCGTCCTATCCCTCATCCGTGCTGATGAACGCCATCCCCGCGCTGGTCGCCGGCGTGGAGGAGATCGTCATCTGCTCCCCCGCGCCGGACGGCCAGATAAACCCGGCGGTGCTCTTTGCCGCCGACATCTGCGGCGTGCGGGAGTTTTATACCGTGGGCGGGGCGCAGGCGGTGGCCGCCATGGCCTTCGGCACCAAGACCATCAAGCGGGTGGATAAAATCGTCGGCCCCGGCAACGCCTTCGTGGCGGAGGCCAAGCGGTTGGTGTTCGGCCACGTCGACATCGACATGATCGCGGGTCCCAGCGAAATATGCATTGTGGCGGATGATACGGCCGACCCCGCCTGGTGCGCGGCCGATATCCTCTCGCAGGCGGAGCATGACGAGTTGGCCTGGCCGGTCTTCGTCTCCCCCTCGGCGAAGATGTGCGCCGCTGTGGATACGGAAGTGGCCCGCCAGGCCGAACTGCTGCCGCGCAAGGATATCGCGAAGAAATGCCTTAAAGGCCGGTTCCACATTATCAAAACCCGCTCGCTGGACGAAGCGCTTTCGCTGGCGAACGACGTGGCGGCGGAGCATCTCCAGCTTGCCTTCGACGGCGCGGCGGAACACCTGCATTCCATCCGCAACGCCGGGGCCGTTTTCGTGGGACACTACACCCCCGAAGTGCTGGGGGACTATATGGCCGGCCCCAACCATGTGCTCCCCACCGCCGGCTCCGCCCGCTTTTTCTCGCCGCTGGGGGTGTACGATTTTTTCAAGCGCTCCTCGCTGATCGAATACTCGGAAAAGGATTTTTCCGCCGTGGGGGAGATGGTGGCGCTCTTCGCGGACGCCGAAGGGCTTTCGGCCCACGCCCGCGCCGCCCGCATCCGCCTGGGGAAATGAGCGGCCGCGGCGGCGGCACTATAGCCGCGGCGATTACCCGGGACGTGGCGCCGGGAGGCAACTCCCGGCGGTACGAACAGCATCCCGATGCCGTACAATATCCCCATGCGAATAATTGAGAGGGTCTTGCGTTGAGCACAATACTGGTGGCCGACGACGAACGGAGCATGGTCGAAATGCTGGAGATCATGCTGACCGCCGAGGGGCATCAGGTGGTCACCGCGGGCGGCACGGACGAGGCGGCGCGGCGGCTGGGAGAGGACGCCATCGACCTCGTGATCTCCGACATGAAGATACCGAAAGACGGCGGCATCGCCGTGCTGCGCGCTTCGCTGCAAAAGGACCGTGACCGCCCGGTCATCATGCTCACCGCCTACGCCTCGGCCGAAAGCGCCGTGGAGGCGATGAAACTGGGGGCCTACGACTACATCACCAAGCCGTTCAACGTGGATGAACTGAAGCTGGTGGTGCGCAACGCGCTGGAGCGGCGCGGCCTCATCCTGGAAAACCTGAACCTGAAGAAGGAACTGCGCTCCCGCGGGGGGTTGGCGGAACTCATCGGCGGATCGGCGGCGCTGGCTAACGTGAAAAACCTCATCGCCCGCGTGGCGGAAAGCGCCAGCACGGTGTTAATCACCGGCGAGAGCGGCACCGGCAAAGAGTTGGCCGCCCGCGCCATCCATGCGCTCGGCCCCCGCGCGGCAAAACCGCTCCTTTCCATCAACTGCGGCGCCATGCCGGAGCAACTGCTGGAAAGCGAACTCTTCGGCCACAAAAAGGGGGCGTTCACCGGCGCGGTGACCGACAAGCCGGGGTTGCTGGAAGCGGCGCGGGGCGGCACCTTCTTTTTCGACGAAGTGGGGGAAATGCCGCTCTCCCTGCAGGTGAAGCTGGTGCGCGCCATCCAGGAACGCGAAATCCGGCGCGTGGGGGACGTGGCGAATATCAAGGTGGATGTCCGCTTCATCGCCGCCACCAACAAGGATTTGGCGGCGCTGGTGAAAGAGGGCCTGTTCCGCGAAGACCTCTTCTACCGCCTGAACGTGGTGAACATCGAAATGCCTCCGCTGCGCACGCGGCGCGAGGACATACCGGTGCTGGCGAAACATTTCCTCCAAAAATTCACCGCCGCCGGCGGACAGGGAATACAGGGCATCAGTCCCGAAGCGATGCGCCTGCTGGAGGAGTACGGCTGGCCGGGTAATGTGCGCGAGATGGAGAACGCAATCGAACGCGCCGTGGTGCTGGAGACCGGCAAATGGATTTCCGCCGAGAACCTCCCCGAAAGTTGCCGCGCCCCCTCACCCGGCGGGATGCGCATCACGCTCCCCCCCGGCGGCATCGATTTGGAGAAGAAAGTGGGAGAAATAGAAAAACAGATGGTCATTGGCGCCCTTGCCACGGCCGGCGGCTCGAAAAAAGAGGCGGCCCGGCTTTTGAATATGAACCTCCGCCAGTTTCGGTATAAACTTGTAAAATATGACATCAAATAGCCGTTTTGCCGGAATGTTCGCGGGAATGCTCGCGGTTTTTTTTCTCGTCCTCGCCGTGCCGCGCGCATCCGCGGAACCGCCCGCCCGCCCGCGCCAGCAACTGCCCAAGATGCCGTTGGGCGATCTGCTCAAAAAAGCGGACGAGGCGAAAAAAGCGGCCGACCGCGGCGCCGAGCTGGATGTCTGGCAGGCAATCGTGGAGCAGTACCCGAAAGACCCGCGCAGCGACGGCGCCTACTTTCATTTGGCCAACCACCACTTTGAAAACCGCAACTACGGCTACGCCAATGCCTACTACGGCGCCGTGGCGGATCAGTTCCCCAATTCGTCTTACGCAACCGAGGCGATGACCGGCCTGGGAGCCTCGCTTACCGCGCTGCGCCGCTACGACGAAGCCGGCTCGGCCCTGCAAGCCGCGCTGGCGAAGGCCTCCACGCCGCCGCAAAAAGGGGCCGCCCTTTACTATATCGGCGACAACCATCACCAGGCGGGCCGGGCCCAAAAAGCGGTGGAAGCCTTGGTGGAGTGCGTCAAACTCAATACCTCCCACCGCGAACCGGCCGACCGGAAAATAAAAGAAATCCTGCACGTCACCGCCAACGATACCGACCTGCTTGCCGTGGCGGAAAAATACGGCGCGGCCTATCCGGCGCAGTTTGCCCTCATGGAGCTTGCCCGCCACTACGGCAAGAAAAGCGACATCCTGAACCTGGAGAAGATCAAGGCGCGCCTTGAGCACGACTTCCCCGGCCTCGCGGCGCCGGCCGATATTTTTACCGTTGCCCCGCCGGCGCCCCCTCCGGCCGCCTCCGCGGCCGTTTCCGAGGCCGTTTCCGAGGCCGTCGATCACCTCACGGTCGGCGCCGTGCTGCCGCTTTCCGGCGATAATGCCGATATGGGCGCGCAAGCGTTGAAAGGGATACAACTGGCCATTTCCATGAAAAGCTCTTTGGTGGAGCGG
It encodes the following:
- a CDS encoding ABC transporter permease produces the protein MARPPDTVGTVMKLKAGFFLLAFFGAVAAAAPLIAPYSPYAQDLLRGLDAPTAAHPMGLDLLGRDILSRVMYGARVSFAAGFTVIAVSGLIGVLMGGMAAVWGGRTDMLLMRVVDVAQAFPGILLAIAVMAVLGPGFGNLLIALCLTGWAGFARLTRGQILSLREREYVTAAVAAGAGKWRILTRHLLPNAAAPLLVEAAFGVASVIVAEAGLSFLGLGVQPPAPSWGSMLNEGRAFLLIAPRLTVFPGLCLMLLALAVTLVGDALRDRLDVKRR
- a CDS encoding DUF1926 domain-containing protein encodes the protein MNKAYLMIGLHNHQPVGNFDHVFSESYDQCYLPTLETLERYPHLKISLHHSGPLIEWIERHKPEYIKWMRGMVKRGQVEILSGGFYEPILSSLPERDAVGQLEMMNRWVEKNFGVRPRGAWMAERIWDPSLPKILAAAGIEYTLLDDTHFFYAGLGQKDMYGYWVTEKHGDAVAVFPIDKELRYAIPFKQPEETLAYFRATVAAQGTTAFAYGDDGEKFGVWPETHEWVFGKKWLERFLNMLTENAGFVETVTYSQYLDRFPPRGRIYLPMASYEEMMHWTLPTEAAIEHTKLVHQIEGEGRKEQFKKFLRGGLWDNFLAKYAESNQMHKRMLYVSKRVEKALEKSKKGGGAITAALYRGQCNCPYWHGLFGGLYLSNLRHAVYSNLIDAGRAADAALHKGKAWAEVNTGDYLTEMRKEVAVETPALFALFTPAEGGALAELDFKPALFNLSNVMARRPEEYHQKILDAAGKSAAKKDEILSINDRVVIKEPGLVEKLVFDRHPRYSFIDHILAAPVTADDLRAQNFVEAGDFAGQPYALVSAKTKGQNAVVVMEREGQLSRDGKVAPLKIRKTVTVGGKDAGIACAYEITSMGGQAAEFTLGVEWNFTLLAADALDRYITVNNEKYRMNHKGENAAVEKWSMTDEYFRFTTAFGADAPVSLLRYPIETVSQSEGGFESTYQGICFTALAPLKLAGGETARRAFTIHCRMWND
- the hisD gene encoding histidinol dehydrogenase, with the protein product MIKLDTRAKDFAKKFTRLTGRFRESDPAIVKAAAAIVDDVRKNGDRALFAYTKKFDRLALTPKTVKVPAAAFKKAEKEISHGLKEAIYLAASNIVHFHDLQKEESWAAKTGSSRIGQLIRPLRRVGLYVPGGKASYPSSVLMNAIPALVAGVEEIVICSPAPDGQINPAVLFAADICGVREFYTVGGAQAVAAMAFGTKTIKRVDKIVGPGNAFVAEAKRLVFGHVDIDMIAGPSEICIVADDTADPAWCAADILSQAEHDELAWPVFVSPSAKMCAAVDTEVARQAELLPRKDIAKKCLKGRFHIIKTRSLDEALSLANDVAAEHLQLAFDGAAEHLHSIRNAGAVFVGHYTPEVLGDYMAGPNHVLPTAGSARFFSPLGVYDFFKRSSLIEYSEKDFSAVGEMVALFADAEGLSAHARAARIRLGK
- a CDS encoding sigma-54-dependent Fis family transcriptional regulator — protein: MSTILVADDERSMVEMLEIMLTAEGHQVVTAGGTDEAARRLGEDAIDLVISDMKIPKDGGIAVLRASLQKDRDRPVIMLTAYASAESAVEAMKLGAYDYITKPFNVDELKLVVRNALERRGLILENLNLKKELRSRGGLAELIGGSAALANVKNLIARVAESASTVLITGESGTGKELAARAIHALGPRAAKPLLSINCGAMPEQLLESELFGHKKGAFTGAVTDKPGLLEAARGGTFFFDEVGEMPLSLQVKLVRAIQEREIRRVGDVANIKVDVRFIAATNKDLAALVKEGLFREDLFYRLNVVNIEMPPLRTRREDIPVLAKHFLQKFTAAGGQGIQGISPEAMRLLEEYGWPGNVREMENAIERAVVLETGKWISAENLPESCRAPSPGGMRITLPPGGIDLEKKVGEIEKQMVIGALATAGGSKKEAARLLNMNLRQFRYKLVKYDIK